Proteins encoded together in one Orrella marina window:
- a CDS encoding IS630 family transposase has product MAKPAAPFNLSLLDRETLQGWLRKSTLDQRLAQRARILLELGAGMTPRAVSEKLDVTAPVVFKWRKRYLEQGIEGLNDLPRPGQPRKLSEKKVREILDKTVHQVPKEATHWSLRLMAKYTDTTVWQVSQVWEAAGLKPHLSQTFKINNDPDFVEKVIDIVGLYMNPPDNAMVLSVDEKTQIQALDRTQVQLPHLPPRPGQVERRTHDDKRNGTASLYAAFDVASGKVIGRVTERHRAQAFLDFIWQIDHDTPKELDLHVILDNSSAHKTVAVKAWLERNPRIKLHSTPTSACWLEEVGQWFGHLEGKALDRGGFTSVKDLRETIKTFIDTHNKLSAKPFRWTKSADAILASVGRAENS; this is encoded by the coding sequence ATGGCCAAGCCCGCTGCACCGTTCAATCTGTCCTTGCTCGATCGGGAAACATTACAGGGCTGGCTGCGCAAAAGTACACTGGATCAGCGGCTGGCTCAGCGAGCCAGGATTTTGCTGGAGCTCGGTGCAGGAATGACGCCACGGGCAGTCAGCGAGAAGCTCGATGTTACGGCTCCAGTAGTTTTCAAGTGGCGCAAGCGTTATCTGGAGCAAGGCATTGAGGGACTGAACGATTTGCCTCGCCCGGGTCAGCCCCGCAAACTCAGTGAGAAGAAGGTTCGGGAGATCCTGGACAAGACCGTGCATCAGGTGCCGAAAGAAGCCACCCACTGGAGCCTGCGCCTGATGGCCAAGTACACGGACACCACAGTCTGGCAAGTCAGTCAGGTCTGGGAAGCCGCAGGCTTGAAACCTCATCTGAGCCAGACTTTCAAGATCAACAACGATCCGGACTTTGTCGAGAAGGTGATCGACATCGTCGGGCTCTACATGAATCCTCCTGACAACGCGATGGTGCTATCCGTCGATGAGAAGACACAGATCCAGGCTCTGGACAGAACTCAGGTCCAGTTACCACACTTACCTCCTCGTCCCGGTCAGGTCGAGCGTCGTACGCATGATGACAAGCGCAATGGTACTGCAAGTCTGTATGCCGCTTTTGATGTGGCCTCCGGCAAGGTCATCGGGCGCGTGACCGAGCGCCATCGTGCACAAGCTTTCCTCGATTTCATCTGGCAGATCGATCACGACACCCCGAAAGAGCTGGACCTGCATGTGATTCTGGACAACAGCTCAGCGCACAAGACCGTAGCAGTAAAAGCCTGGCTGGAGAGGAATCCTCGCATCAAGCTGCACTCCACGCCTACTAGCGCATGCTGGCTTGAGGAGGTCGGACAATGGTTCGGTCATCTCGAGGGCAAGGCCCTTGATCGGGGAGGCTTCACCAGCGTGAAAGATTTACGGGAAACCATCAAGACATTCATTGATACACACAACAAGCTCAGCGCCAAACCGTTTCGCTGGACCAAATCGGCTGATGCAATTCTGGCCAGTGTGGGACGTGCAGAAAATTCTTGA
- a CDS encoding Zn-ribbon domain-containing OB-fold protein, with the protein MSQQPRLYSPYDEPMWKSIAQGEMKLQRCTESGVFRYPPGPACPETLSLNYEWVPISGNAKIISWTVFHRKYLPAYPAPHLVVAIELEEGPIMVSYMDHDVIDRIRLDAPVKLEYVDHPDGYRIPKAVLAD; encoded by the coding sequence ATGAGTCAGCAACCCCGCCTCTACTCTCCATATGACGAACCCATGTGGAAAAGTATCGCCCAGGGAGAAATGAAACTGCAACGCTGTACAGAGTCCGGCGTGTTCCGTTACCCGCCTGGACCTGCGTGCCCGGAAACGCTAAGTCTGAATTATGAGTGGGTTCCTATCTCCGGCAATGCGAAGATCATCTCCTGGACGGTATTTCACCGAAAGTACCTGCCTGCCTATCCCGCTCCGCATCTCGTCGTGGCCATTGAGCTTGAAGAAGGTCCCATCATGGTCAGTTACATGGATCATGATGTGATCGACCGTATCCGACTGGACGCACCGGTGAAACTTGAATACGTTGATCATCCTGACGGATACAGGATCCCGAAAGCCGTTCTGGCAGACTGA